One genomic region from Flagellimonas oceani encodes:
- a CDS encoding Pr6Pr family membrane protein has protein sequence MRRNFEILGMCAGWFAVLAQLYLMLQNRETALVESLLRFVSYFTILTNTLVALFFTTRVFGADQKRLALFHKSATPMALTAFIVVVGLVYQFVLRKLWSPTGLQMVVDEMLHTIIPVLMYVYWLMFCAKTTVAWKQLSPWLLYPFGYLVFVLMRGHFSGFYPYPFLSVTELGFGSVLLNSCFVVVLMLLVMAALFFLGKLLRPKQ, from the coding sequence ATGCGTAGAAATTTTGAGATCTTAGGGATGTGTGCGGGATGGTTTGCCGTACTCGCGCAACTGTATTTGATGCTCCAAAACCGGGAAACTGCACTGGTTGAAAGCTTGTTGCGCTTTGTAAGCTATTTTACCATTCTCACCAATACGTTGGTGGCATTGTTTTTTACTACGCGGGTTTTTGGTGCCGATCAAAAGAGATTGGCCCTCTTTCATAAAAGTGCGACACCCATGGCACTTACGGCTTTTATAGTGGTGGTTGGCCTGGTCTATCAGTTTGTGCTGCGCAAACTTTGGAGCCCAACAGGTTTGCAAATGGTTGTGGATGAGATGTTGCATACCATAATTCCAGTGTTGATGTATGTGTATTGGCTCATGTTCTGCGCCAAAACAACAGTTGCTTGGAAACAACTCTCCCCATGGTTGCTATATCCTTTTGGGTATTTGGTTTTTGTGCTGATGCGCGGACATTTTTCCGGATTTTATCCCTATCCGTTTTTAAGTGTGACGGAGCTTGGGTTTGGTTCCGTGCTTTTGAATAGCTGCTTTGTGGTTGTGTTGATGCTTCTTGTTATGGCCGCCCTCTTTTTTCTGGGGAAACTGCTGCGACCGAAACAATGA
- the ctlX gene encoding citrulline utilization hydrolase CtlX, protein MVRPVNFRMNEQTAVNNYFQEDPHLKNAEINKQAQEEFDQFVRVLREHGVNVITISDNLERDTPDSIFPNNWVSFHDNGTVCVYPMFAENRRKERREDIFELLEENGFVINNFMDYTSAEGEEVFLEGTGSILLDRVNQKAYCALSERAHEELFIEFCEDFDCFPVIFHANQTVEGERLPIYHTNVMMAMAETFAVICLDSIDDKKERKNVVEHIKMDGREVIRITEEQMCHFAGNMLQVIGANDKRFMVMSTQAYNSLTQEQISAIEKHCAILHSPLDTIETCGGGSARCMMAEVFLPKA, encoded by the coding sequence ATGGTACGCCCCGTTAACTTTAGGATGAACGAACAGACTGCGGTCAACAATTATTTTCAGGAAGACCCGCATCTAAAAAATGCCGAAATCAATAAACAGGCACAAGAGGAATTCGACCAGTTTGTAAGAGTGCTTCGGGAACATGGTGTAAACGTAATCACCATAAGCGATAATTTGGAGCGCGATACCCCCGACTCCATTTTTCCGAACAATTGGGTTTCTTTTCACGACAATGGAACCGTGTGCGTGTATCCCATGTTTGCCGAAAACCGTAGAAAGGAACGCAGAGAGGACATTTTTGAACTTTTGGAGGAAAACGGTTTTGTGATCAACAATTTTATGGACTATACCTCCGCCGAAGGGGAAGAGGTGTTTTTGGAAGGAACCGGTAGCATTTTATTGGACAGGGTAAACCAGAAAGCATATTGCGCATTGTCCGAACGTGCGCATGAAGAACTCTTTATCGAATTTTGTGAAGATTTTGATTGTTTTCCGGTAATATTTCATGCCAATCAAACGGTGGAAGGTGAGCGATTGCCTATTTATCATACCAATGTAATGATGGCCATGGCCGAAACCTTTGCCGTTATCTGTTTGGATTCCATCGATGACAAAAAGGAACGAAAGAACGTAGTGGAGCACATTAAAATGGACGGCAGGGAAGTCATACGCATTACAGAGGAACAAATGTGCCACTTTGCGGGCAACATGCTCCAGGTAATCGGCGCCAACGATAAGCGTTTTATGGTGATGAGCACCCAAGCCTATAACAGCTTGACCCAGGAGCAAATCAGTGCCATTGAAAAACATTGTGCCATTCTCCACAGTCCTTTGGACACCATTGAGACCTGTGGCGGCGGTAGCGCGCGCTGTATGATGGCCGAAGTGTTTTTGCCAAAGGCCTAA
- a CDS encoding dimethylarginine dimethylaminohydrolase family protein codes for MIELNVVDETSPLKAVILGTAESSGPIPTIEEAYDPKSIEHIKAGTYPKEEDMIKEMEAFARVFQKYGVKVYRPEVLRDCNQIFARDIAFVLEDKLFHANILPDREREFEAIHEVLDGIDPKKIIRPPEEVHIEGGDVMPWNDHIFIGTYTGADYSSYITARTNIEAVEFIRDMFPRKRVKSFELRKSNTDPKENALHLDCCFQPVGRDKAILHKNGFLVEDEYQYLVDFFGPENIFEINKEEMYQMFSNVFSISPEVVVSEKNFTRLNNWLRDQGFTVEEIPYAEIAKQEGLLRCSTMPLIRA; via the coding sequence ATGATCGAATTGAACGTTGTTGATGAGACCAGTCCTTTAAAAGCAGTGATTTTGGGAACCGCTGAGAGCAGTGGTCCCATCCCTACTATCGAGGAGGCCTATGACCCCAAATCCATTGAGCATATAAAGGCCGGGACCTATCCAAAAGAGGAGGATATGATCAAGGAAATGGAGGCCTTTGCCCGCGTATTCCAAAAATATGGTGTAAAAGTCTACCGGCCCGAAGTGCTGCGGGACTGCAACCAGATTTTCGCGCGGGATATTGCCTTTGTACTAGAGGATAAATTGTTTCATGCCAATATTTTGCCCGATCGCGAAAGGGAGTTCGAGGCAATACACGAAGTATTGGACGGCATAGACCCCAAAAAGATTATAAGACCGCCCGAGGAAGTCCATATTGAGGGAGGCGATGTGATGCCCTGGAACGACCATATATTTATAGGAACCTACACAGGTGCTGATTATTCAAGTTACATTACGGCCCGCACCAATATCGAAGCCGTGGAATTTATTCGGGATATGTTTCCCCGTAAAAGGGTAAAATCTTTTGAGCTCAGAAAGTCAAATACCGATCCCAAGGAAAATGCATTGCATTTGGATTGCTGTTTTCAGCCTGTGGGAAGGGACAAGGCGATTCTGCACAAAAATGGATTTCTAGTGGAAGACGAATACCAATATTTGGTGGATTTCTTCGGACCGGAGAATATCTTTGAGATCAATAAGGAAGAAATGTACCAGATGTTCAGTAATGTGTTCTCCATATCCCCGGAAGTCGTAGTTTCGGAAAAGAATTTTACCAGATTGAACAATTGGCTGCGCGACCAAGGGTTTACCGTTGAGGAAATCCCCTATGCCGAAATAGCCAAACAGGAAGGTCTGTTGCGATGTAGCACCATGCCTTTGATCAGAGCATAA
- a CDS encoding citrate synthase: protein MSDKAILEYGGERYEFPVIKGTEDELAIDIKTLRASTGMVTIDPGYKNTGSCESAITFLDGEKGILRYRGYSIEDLAEKAGFLEVAYLLIFGELPNTQQLEKFHNDIKEESQVDEEMKKILDGFPKSAHPMGVLSSLTSALVAFNPSCVDVSSESAMYNSIVRILAKFPVLVAWTLRKKKGLPLDYGDDSLGYVENIHKMMFKRPNQEYKRDPIAIDALDKLLILHADHEQNCSTSTVRIVGSSHAGLFASLSAGISALWGPLHGGANQAVLEMLEAIEADGGDTKKYMAKAKDKEDPFRLMGFGHRVYKNFDPRAKIIKKSADEVLGNLGIEDPILDIAKGLEKEALEDSYFVDRKLYPNVDFYSGIIYRALGIPTEMFTVMFALGRLPGWIAQWREMRLRKEPIGRPRQVYIGENHRSFVPLEKR, encoded by the coding sequence ATGTCGGATAAAGCTATACTCGAATATGGGGGAGAAAGATATGAATTCCCCGTTATAAAAGGTACTGAAGATGAATTGGCCATTGATATAAAAACCCTGAGGGCCTCAACAGGAATGGTGACGATAGACCCGGGTTACAAGAATACGGGGTCTTGCGAAAGCGCCATAACATTCCTAGATGGTGAAAAGGGTATTTTAAGATATCGCGGGTACTCCATTGAAGATCTTGCCGAGAAAGCTGGCTTTTTGGAAGTGGCCTATCTTTTGATTTTTGGCGAGTTGCCCAACACCCAGCAGCTGGAAAAATTCCACAACGACATTAAAGAAGAATCCCAAGTGGATGAGGAGATGAAGAAAATTTTGGACGGGTTTCCAAAATCGGCCCACCCTATGGGCGTACTTTCTTCGTTGACCAGTGCTTTGGTTGCGTTTAATCCATCTTGTGTGGATGTGTCATCGGAGTCCGCCATGTATAATTCAATTGTCCGTATTTTGGCCAAGTTCCCCGTTTTGGTGGCTTGGACCTTACGTAAGAAAAAGGGCCTTCCATTGGATTATGGGGACGATAGCCTTGGTTACGTGGAGAACATCCATAAAATGATGTTCAAAAGACCGAACCAAGAATACAAAAGAGATCCCATTGCAATCGATGCCCTGGACAAATTACTGATTTTGCACGCAGACCACGAGCAGAACTGCTCTACATCAACGGTGAGGATAGTAGGTTCTTCCCACGCCGGACTGTTTGCCTCGCTTTCCGCAGGTATCTCCGCACTTTGGGGACCGCTCCACGGTGGGGCCAACCAAGCTGTTCTGGAAATGTTGGAAGCCATTGAGGCCGACGGTGGAGACACCAAAAAATATATGGCCAAGGCCAAGGATAAGGAAGACCCTTTCAGGTTGATGGGCTTTGGACACCGTGTGTACAAAAACTTTGACCCAAGGGCCAAGATCATTAAAAAATCCGCGGACGAGGTGTTGGGCAATTTAGGTATTGAGGACCCAATTTTGGACATCGCCAAAGGATTGGAAAAAGAGGCCTTGGAAGACAGCTACTTTGTAGATAGAAAACTATATCCCAATGTGGATTTCTATTCCGGGATCATCTATCGTGCATTGGGTATCCCTACCGAAATGTTCACGGTAATGTTCGCTTTGGGTAGATTGCCCGGTTGGATCGCACAATGGAGAGAAATGAGATTGAGAAAAGAACCGATCGGTAGACCAAGACAGGTGTACATCGGGGAAAACCATAGAAGCTTTGTTCCATTGGAAAAAAGGTAA
- a CDS encoding glycogen synthase, whose product MNNFLFIAAENDALENCKAGGMGDVVRDVPRQISEKGDKVHVVVPSYSRLHHGGLPRTTVNFTLRGLGYTAELYEVKPKKEFPNIFHYVLHHPEIEAGDIAHIYHNDPEEPFYTDAIKYFIFCTAVAEAIKQGAFGDVDLVHLHDWHSSLLLFLREYHPDYTNLKDIRIVYSIHNLAIQGIRPFDNNYSSVKNWFPNVPLDYQKLMDHRYQDCINLMAVGIRFADAVHTVSPSYKDDVLLPSSPPEFIGGEGLETDLQKADQEGRLFGILNGCNYKNINKEKKGNIYRNTVKALFGWLQQEDKKYKADFLAHTGEKIMAFVEERPKFIASSVARLTEQKFYFFMRSPEAFVEILKKLEKVDGIFMLLGTGAPEYEELFRKLSYQHKNFVFTNGQSEKLIDSMYLESDLYFMPSLFEPCGISQMLAMRNGNPCLVHHTGGLKDTVEHMKTGFSFDGDSYDEKIKSMLEAMDIALDVFLNDKPSWKKIQAAARKKRFTWQKSVDEYYKVLYKLD is encoded by the coding sequence ATGAACAACTTTCTTTTTATTGCCGCCGAAAACGATGCTTTGGAAAACTGTAAAGCGGGAGGAATGGGCGATGTGGTCCGTGATGTGCCAAGGCAGATTTCGGAAAAGGGCGATAAGGTACATGTGGTCGTGCCTTCATATTCTAGGTTGCACCATGGGGGATTGCCAAGGACCACCGTAAATTTTACATTGCGAGGTTTGGGGTATACAGCGGAACTTTACGAGGTAAAACCTAAAAAGGAGTTCCCCAATATTTTCCATTACGTGCTGCACCATCCAGAAATTGAGGCGGGAGATATTGCCCACATTTACCATAACGACCCCGAAGAACCTTTCTATACCGATGCCATTAAGTACTTTATTTTTTGTACCGCAGTAGCCGAGGCCATAAAACAGGGAGCATTTGGTGATGTAGATTTGGTACACCTGCACGATTGGCACTCCAGCCTATTGTTGTTTCTGCGCGAATATCATCCCGACTACACCAATCTTAAGGATATCCGAATAGTTTACAGCATTCATAATTTGGCCATTCAAGGTATACGCCCTTTTGATAATAATTATTCCTCAGTAAAAAATTGGTTCCCCAATGTGCCGTTAGATTATCAAAAGTTGATGGACCACCGGTACCAGGACTGTATCAACCTGATGGCCGTTGGGATACGATTTGCGGATGCCGTGCATACGGTCTCGCCATCGTACAAAGATGATGTCTTATTACCAAGTTCACCTCCCGAATTTATCGGTGGCGAAGGTCTGGAAACCGATTTGCAAAAGGCCGATCAAGAAGGACGTTTGTTCGGTATATTGAACGGTTGTAACTATAAGAATATCAACAAAGAGAAGAAGGGGAATATCTATCGTAACACCGTCAAAGCATTATTTGGATGGTTACAGCAAGAAGATAAAAAGTACAAGGCTGATTTTTTGGCCCATACCGGGGAAAAGATCATGGCCTTTGTGGAGGAAAGACCCAAGTTTATCGCTTCGAGCGTTGCTAGGCTAACAGAGCAGAAGTTTTACTTTTTTATGAGGTCGCCAGAAGCCTTTGTCGAAATACTGAAAAAACTCGAAAAAGTAGATGGCATTTTTATGCTATTGGGTACCGGTGCTCCAGAGTATGAAGAGTTGTTCAGGAAATTGAGTTACCAACACAAGAATTTTGTATTCACCAACGGTCAATCCGAAAAATTGATCGATTCCATGTACTTGGAATCCGATCTGTATTTTATGCCAAGTCTGTTTGAGCCGTGTGGCATCAGTCAAATGTTGGCCATGCGAAACGGTAATCCATGTTTGGTCCATCATACGGGAGGGTTAAAGGATACTGTGGAGCATATGAAAACAGGTTTTAGTTTTGATGGCGATAGCTACGATGAAAAAATTAAAAGTATGTTGGAGGCCATGGACATTGCCTTGGACGTGTTCTTAAACGACAAACCCTCTTGGAAGAAAATACAGGCCGCGGCACGAAAAAAACGGTTTACGTGGCAGAAATCCGTGGACGAATATTACAAAGTGCTCTACAAATTGGATTGA
- the eno gene encoding phosphopyruvate hydratase translates to MSIIINIHARQILDSRGNPTVEVDVVTENGIMGRAAVPSGASTGEHEAVELRDGGDSFMGKGVGKAVNNVNTIIAEELIGTSVFEQNHIDQTMIELDGTPNKSKLGANAILGVSLAVAKAAANELGMPLYRYVGGVSANTLPVPMMNIINGGSHSDAPIAFQEFMVMPVKAKDFSHAMQMGTEIFHNLKKVLHDRNLSTAVGDEGGFAPTLEGGTEDALDTIAKAVEKAGYKLGDEIMIALDCASAEFYVDGAYDYTKFEGSKGVVRTSEEQAQYLADLCEKYPIISIEDGMDENDWEGWKVLTEKIGDKVQLVGDDLFVTNVERLSRGIENGIANSILIKVNQIGTLTETIAAVNMAKNAGYTSVMSHRSGETEDNTIADLAVALNTGQIKTGSASRSDRMAKYNQLLRIEEELGEVAYYPQEKAFKVN, encoded by the coding sequence ATGAGCATCATTATCAACATTCATGCAAGACAGATATTGGATTCCAGAGGGAACCCGACAGTAGAAGTAGACGTAGTAACCGAAAATGGAATTATGGGAAGGGCAGCCGTACCTTCCGGAGCCTCTACTGGGGAGCATGAAGCCGTTGAATTGCGTGATGGTGGCGATTCCTTTATGGGTAAAGGAGTGGGCAAGGCCGTCAACAACGTAAATACCATCATAGCAGAGGAGCTTATCGGCACTTCGGTTTTTGAACAGAACCATATCGACCAGACCATGATCGAGTTGGACGGTACTCCAAATAAATCAAAATTGGGCGCCAACGCCATTTTGGGCGTATCATTGGCAGTGGCAAAAGCTGCGGCCAATGAGTTGGGAATGCCATTGTACCGATACGTGGGTGGTGTTAGCGCCAATACGCTTCCAGTTCCGATGATGAACATTATCAATGGAGGGTCGCATTCCGATGCACCTATCGCTTTCCAGGAATTTATGGTGATGCCTGTTAAGGCGAAGGATTTTAGCCATGCCATGCAAATGGGGACGGAAATCTTCCATAACCTTAAGAAAGTATTGCATGATCGTAATTTGAGCACTGCTGTAGGTGATGAAGGTGGATTTGCGCCGACATTGGAAGGTGGTACCGAAGACGCTTTGGACACCATTGCAAAAGCTGTGGAAAAAGCAGGTTACAAATTGGGCGACGAGATTATGATCGCATTGGATTGTGCTTCGGCAGAATTTTATGTTGATGGAGCATACGATTATACAAAATTTGAAGGAAGCAAAGGTGTAGTGCGTACTTCAGAGGAGCAAGCGCAATACCTTGCCGACCTTTGTGAAAAATACCCGATTATTTCCATAGAGGATGGAATGGATGAAAACGATTGGGAAGGTTGGAAAGTTTTAACTGAAAAAATCGGTGACAAGGTGCAATTGGTTGGGGATGACTTGTTCGTGACCAACGTGGAGCGTCTTTCCCGTGGAATTGAAAACGGTATTGCCAATTCCATCTTGATCAAAGTAAACCAAATCGGAACATTAACGGAGACCATTGCCGCGGTAAACATGGCAAAGAATGCAGGATATACTTCCGTAATGTCACACAGATCAGGAGAAACCGAGGACAATACCATCGCCGATTTGGCAGTAGCATTGAACACAGGGCAAATCAAAACAGGTTCTGCGTCCAGAAGTGACCGTATGGCCAAATACAACCAGTTGTTGCGAATTGAGGAAGAATTGGGCGAGGTAGCCTATTATCCACAAGAAAAAGCCTTCAAGGTAAACTAA
- the carA gene encoding glutamine-hydrolyzing carbamoyl-phosphate synthase small subunit — MKYHTKKKALILLADGTIFYGKAVGGRESTAVGEVCFNTGMTGYQEIFTDPSYYGQLMVTTNAHIGNYGANLEEVESDSVKIAGLICKNFSYDYSRPNADMSLLEFLDKNNLLAISDVDTRALVSYIRDNGAMNALISTKVDDIDALKEELKQVPSMEGLELSSKVSTKEPYFYGDENSEIKISALDIGIKKNILRNLAKRGAYIKVFPYNSSYDEMKEWNPDGYFISNGPGDPEPLTDAVAATKEMIASDKPLFGICLGHQVLALANGVSTYKMHNGHRGINHPILNLVTGKGEITSQNHGFAVNREETEANAELEITHTHLNDQTVAGIKMKNKDVFSVQYHPEASPGPHDADYLFDQFFDLIKASKN; from the coding sequence ATGAAGTATCACACAAAGAAAAAAGCGTTGATTTTGTTAGCGGACGGAACCATATTTTATGGTAAGGCCGTTGGAGGAAGAGAAAGTACCGCAGTAGGGGAAGTTTGTTTCAATACTGGGATGACGGGTTACCAAGAAATTTTTACGGACCCGTCCTATTACGGACAGTTAATGGTGACCACCAATGCACACATTGGGAATTATGGGGCCAACTTGGAAGAAGTGGAGTCTGATTCTGTGAAAATTGCCGGTCTTATTTGTAAAAATTTCAGTTACGATTACTCAAGACCCAATGCAGACATGAGTTTGTTGGAGTTCTTGGACAAGAACAATCTATTGGCCATTTCAGATGTGGACACCCGTGCTTTGGTGAGCTACATAAGGGACAATGGCGCCATGAACGCTTTGATCTCCACAAAAGTGGACGACATCGATGCGCTAAAAGAAGAATTGAAGCAAGTTCCCAGCATGGAAGGTTTGGAACTATCATCCAAAGTTTCGACAAAAGAGCCCTATTTCTATGGCGATGAGAATTCAGAAATTAAAATTTCCGCTTTGGACATTGGCATCAAAAAGAACATTTTGAGAAATTTGGCCAAACGAGGAGCCTATATCAAAGTATTCCCATATAATTCGTCGTATGATGAAATGAAGGAATGGAACCCCGATGGTTATTTTATATCCAACGGCCCTGGAGATCCAGAACCTTTAACGGATGCCGTGGCAGCCACCAAAGAAATGATTGCTTCCGACAAACCGCTGTTCGGAATATGTTTAGGTCACCAAGTATTGGCTTTGGCCAACGGTGTCTCCACCTATAAGATGCACAATGGTCATAGGGGAATCAATCACCCCATCCTGAACTTGGTAACCGGGAAGGGAGAAATTACGTCCCAAAACCATGGATTCGCCGTGAACAGGGAAGAGACCGAAGCAAATGCGGAATTGGAAATAACCCACACCCATTTGAACGATCAAACCGTGGCCGGAATCAAAATGAAGAACAAGGACGTATTCTCGGTACAATACCACCCGGAAGCAAGTCCAGGTCCGCACGATGCAGATTATCTGTTCGACCAATTTTTCGATTTGATCAAGGCCAGCAAAAACTAA
- the rplQ gene encoding 50S ribosomal protein L17, with protein MRHGKKFNHLGRTAAHRKAMLANMGSSLIEHKRINTTVAKAKALKKFIEPLITKAKTENNQTTEKGTHNRRVVFSNLRSKEAVTELFSTVAEKVGDRPGGYTRIIKLGNRLGDNADMAMIELVDFNELYNAGKPKKKSTRRSRRGGGAKKAETPAPAAETKTDDSEE; from the coding sequence ATGAGACACGGAAAGAAGTTTAATCACTTAGGAAGAACAGCTGCCCACAGAAAGGCAATGTTGGCCAACATGGGAAGTTCCCTAATTGAGCACAAAAGAATCAACACCACGGTTGCAAAGGCCAAAGCGTTGAAGAAGTTTATCGAGCCTTTGATCACAAAAGCAAAGACGGAAAACAACCAGACTACCGAAAAAGGTACACACAATAGAAGGGTTGTTTTTAGTAACTTGCGCAGCAAAGAGGCCGTAACAGAATTGTTCAGCACAGTTGCCGAAAAAGTTGGCGACAGACCAGGAGGCTACACAAGAATCATTAAATTGGGTAACCGATTGGGAGATAACGCCGACATGGCCATGATCGAATTGGTAGATTTCAACGAGCTTTACAACGCAGGTAAGCCCAAGAAGAAGTCGACCAGAAGAAGTAGAAGAGGAGGCGGAGCCAAAAAAGCTGAAACACCAGCTCCAGCGGCTGAAACCAAAACTGACGATTCTGAAGAATAA
- a CDS encoding DNA-directed RNA polymerase subunit alpha yields the protein MALLNFQKPDKVIMIDSTDFEGKFEFRPLEPGYGLTVGNALRRVLLSSLEGFAITSVRIDGVEHEFSVIPGVVEDVTEIILNLKQVRFKRQIDDVESETVSISVSGKEQMTAGDFQKFISGYQVLNPDLVICNMDPKVNINMEIVIEKGRGYVPAEENKKSNAPLGSIAVDSVYTPVKNVKYSIENYRVEQKTDYEKLVFEIITDGSIHPKDALTEAAKVLIHHFMLFSDERITLEADEIAQTETYDEESLHMRQLLKTKLVDMDLSVRALNCLKAAEVDTLGDLVSFNKNDLMKFRNFGKKSLTELEELVINKGLQFGMDLSKYKLDKD from the coding sequence ATGGCATTACTTAATTTTCAGAAGCCCGATAAAGTTATAATGATCGATTCAACAGATTTCGAGGGGAAATTCGAATTTCGTCCCTTGGAACCTGGATATGGATTAACAGTTGGGAATGCGCTGAGAAGGGTTTTGCTTTCCTCTTTGGAAGGTTTTGCCATCACTTCTGTGCGCATAGATGGAGTTGAACATGAGTTTTCTGTTATCCCAGGCGTTGTTGAAGACGTTACCGAAATTATCCTGAACCTAAAACAAGTGAGGTTCAAAAGACAGATTGATGATGTTGAGAGCGAGACCGTGTCTATTTCCGTTAGCGGAAAGGAACAAATGACCGCTGGTGACTTCCAAAAGTTCATCTCAGGATATCAAGTGCTGAACCCAGACTTGGTAATCTGTAACATGGACCCTAAGGTGAACATCAATATGGAGATCGTTATCGAAAAAGGTCGTGGTTATGTTCCTGCCGAGGAAAACAAAAAATCCAATGCACCTTTGGGCAGCATTGCGGTAGATTCTGTTTACACTCCAGTAAAGAACGTAAAATACAGCATCGAAAACTATAGGGTAGAGCAAAAGACCGATTACGAAAAATTGGTTTTCGAAATCATCACCGATGGTTCCATCCACCCAAAAGATGCCTTGACAGAGGCCGCTAAAGTTCTGATTCACCACTTTATGTTGTTCTCCGATGAGCGTATCACCCTTGAGGCCGATGAAATTGCCCAGACCGAGACCTACGATGAGGAATCATTGCACATGCGCCAGTTGTTGAAGACCAAATTGGTAGACATGGACTTGTCCGTAAGGGCATTGAACTGTTTGAAAGCTGCCGAAGTGGATACTTTGGGAGATTTGGTTTCCTTCAATAAAAACGATTTGATGAAGTTCAGAAACTTCGGTAAAAAATCATTGACCGAATTGGAAGAATTGGTCATCAACAAAGGCCTGCAATTTGGTATGGACCTTTCCAAATACAAATTAGATAAAGATTAA
- the rpsD gene encoding 30S ribosomal protein S4, with the protein MARYTGPKTKIARKFGEAIFGDDKSFEKKNYPPGQHGNNRRRGKKSEYAIQLMEKQKAKYTYGILEKQFRNLFAEAKRKEGVTGEVLLQLCESRLDNVVFRMGISPSRRGARQLVSHRHITVNGEVVNIPSYSLKAGDVVGVREKSKSVQSIVDSLANNSSVYEWITWNSEKKEGTYVAVPERLQIPENIKEQLIVELYSK; encoded by the coding sequence ATGGCAAGATATACAGGACCAAAAACAAAGATCGCTAGAAAATTTGGAGAAGCGATTTTCGGAGACGACAAGTCATTCGAAAAGAAAAATTACCCTCCAGGACAACACGGTAACAACAGACGCCGAGGTAAAAAATCGGAATACGCAATCCAGTTGATGGAGAAGCAAAAGGCAAAATACACCTATGGTATTTTGGAGAAACAATTCCGTAACCTATTTGCCGAGGCAAAAAGAAAAGAAGGCGTTACCGGTGAGGTATTGCTTCAGTTGTGCGAGTCACGTTTGGATAACGTGGTTTTCAGAATGGGCATCAGCCCATCAAGGAGAGGTGCACGCCAATTGGTATCGCACCGTCATATTACAGTGAACGGAGAGGTAGTTAACATTCCATCATACTCGCTAAAAGCTGGCGATGTTGTTGGTGTTAGGGAAAAATCCAAATCCGTACAGTCCATTGTGGATTCATTGGCTAACAATAGCAGTGTTTACGAATGGATTACTTGGAACTCTGAAAAGAAAGAAGGTACTTATGTAGCTGTTCCAGAAAGGCTTCAGATCCCTGAGAATATCAAGGAACAACTGATAGTCGAATTATACTCTAAATAA
- the rpsK gene encoding 30S ribosomal protein S11 translates to MAKTSKTTTKKRKVVVDATGEAHVVASFNNIIISLTNKKGDVISWSSAGKMGFRGSKKNTPYAAQVAAEDCAKVAHEAGLRKVKVYVKGPGNGRESAIRSIHNSGIEVTEIVDVTPLPHNGCRPPKRRRV, encoded by the coding sequence ATGGCAAAAACAAGTAAAACTACAACCAAGAAGCGTAAAGTAGTAGTAGATGCTACCGGAGAGGCGCACGTTGTAGCATCTTTCAACAACATCATTATTTCCCTTACCAATAAGAAAGGTGATGTTATTTCATGGTCTTCCGCAGGAAAAATGGGATTCCGTGGTTCAAAAAAGAACACACCCTACGCAGCTCAGGTTGCGGCAGAAGATTGTGCAAAGGTTGCCCATGAGGCAGGCTTGAGAAAAGTGAAGGTCTATGTAAAAGGACCAGGTAACGGAAGGGAATCCGCTATCCGTTCCATTCACAACTCGGGAATCGAAGTAACAGAGATCGTTGACGTTACTCCACTACCGCACAATGGATGTAGACCTCCTAAAAGAAGAAGAGTTTAA
- the rpsM gene encoding 30S ribosomal protein S13 yields MARIAGVDIPKQKRGVISLTYIFGIGKSRAQEILAAAQVSEDTKVSDWTDDEIGKIREAVGSYTIEGELRSETSMNIKRLMDIGCYRGIRHRAGLPLRGQRTKNNSRTRKGKRKTVANKKKATK; encoded by the coding sequence ATGGCAAGAATTGCAGGGGTAGATATACCTAAACAAAAGCGTGGCGTTATTTCGCTTACCTACATCTTCGGTATAGGTAAAAGTAGGGCGCAAGAAATTTTGGCAGCAGCCCAAGTAAGTGAAGATACCAAGGTTTCCGATTGGACCGATGATGAAATCGGTAAAATCAGGGAAGCGGTCGGATCTTACACGATTGAAGGAGAGCTTCGCTCAGAAACCTCAATGAACATCAAACGTTTGATGGACATCGGTTGTTACCGTGGAATTCGTCACAGAGCAGGATTGCCATTGAGAGGTCAACGTACCAAGAACAACTCTAGGACCAGAAAAGGAAAAAGAAAAACAGTTGCCAACAAGAAAAAGGCAACTAAATAA